The following are from one region of the Candidatus Krumholzibacteriia bacterium genome:
- a CDS encoding PadR family transcriptional regulator has product MDPAIVREILSSLWRIHILHHAGERPVVGHWMLRELRAHGYEVSPGTLYPMLHRMEERGWLESEAQGTGSRAPRAYSLTPKGAEVLATVREALHELTAELDGTDSRPAR; this is encoded by the coding sequence GTGGACCCCGCCATCGTCCGCGAGATCCTGAGCAGCCTGTGGCGGATCCACATCCTCCACCACGCCGGCGAGCGCCCGGTGGTGGGTCACTGGATGCTCCGAGAACTGCGCGCGCACGGCTACGAGGTCAGCCCCGGCACGCTCTACCCCATGCTGCACCGCATGGAGGAGCGGGGCTGGCTGGAGTCCGAAGCCCAGGGAACCGGCAGCCGCGCGCCGCGGGCGTACTCGCTCACGCCGAAGGGCGCCGAGGTGCTGGCCACCGTCCGCGAGGCCCTGCACGAGTTGACGGCGGAACTCGACGGAACGGATTCCCGGCCTGCGCGGTGA